A window of the Eleutherodactylus coqui strain aEleCoq1 chromosome 8, aEleCoq1.hap1, whole genome shotgun sequence genome harbors these coding sequences:
- the LOC136576767 gene encoding interleukin-4 receptor subunit alpha-like — protein MSGSRMKSEIIQIGLLWITALLIAPSHSHAINNLDCVNDFDRTMVCSWEVANGVANCSSDFKLKCTDFENKIETCQDLDTVGGFQVPTKCICSITFDVFICNESFHIEVESQGQSVRNATIHICSSVKPKPPTNVRVTLTEPEYGCAQWQTNYEDNFMKSDLSFNIQFISKEDNKMVLDKVITQIESQYPFNRRQLLRGHDYRVRVRTKVTRNVIWGEWSSEVIYRNDYDLTLMDLRWPIVSVFIIVFLVLLVSAYFCIIRAKEIWWNNIPNPARSKLAGSGLIQKNYLKPPTEPGGKKSCGNWLGELVKAHRSNRELITKELLAKDYQKVMENNMKSIIFEPEKVNIETCIQLYSREDNLYQEDLPEDMEEDIHLMATDMSIGRMFGDILGDPSMKSGALEEHHVDNTFGSFGSSILRDNFHKTQRNMPLSIVSQESGYQSYDSEDSPVDSKLDGLNSHYLDNSSLNQGDFLPYAPVSSINESGSLIGKEDPFVNSGYNSFASALGELNYHSSLQNPKSILYYNTRCLPTRYEDDLRPTIASTSSHRIELHRTSVFEEPGYQSFNQAIQQGDKTRSTTSLVFDSGYKPFESPTRISTSSLDSINDFSELNRDLVQNDEDLQQTGMVNGGTNPWNDTQSSGFPLTEFNFFDGKYPFFMETLKDEHKGIVNQALDIHYGINSTSTKADKPFALTFDIGDHLRNFANTQELKMLPGLQFPTDLLSFESSLDEAQINPDVLLDKNGLHPSESFPMKFENMSYFSLLYHLKTEHYSHLLVQQNNMDEEGNSYMKIALW, from the exons ATGAGCGGCTCAAGGATGAAATCAGAGATTATACAGATCGGTTTGCTATGGATTACTGCATTATTAATTGCACCCAGTCATT CTCACGCCATTAACAATTTGGACTGTGTGAATGATTTTGACCGAACAATGGTTTGTAGTTGGGAGGTTGCCAATGGAGTCGCCAACTGCAGCTCTGATTTCAAGTTAAAATGCACAGATTTTGAAAATAA gatTGAGACTTGTCAGGATCTGGATACCGTTGGGGGCTTCCAAGTCCCTACTAAATGTATCTGTAGCATCACTTTCGATGTGTTCATATGCAATGAATCTTTTCACATAGAAGTTGAATCACAGGGACAAAGTGTGCGCAATGCAACTATACACATTTGTTCTTCTG ttaaaCCGAAACCTCCAACAAACGTGCGTGTGACCCTCACCGAGCCAGAATATGGGTGTGCACAATGGCAAACTAATTACGAAGACAACTTTATGAAAAGCGATCTGTCCTTTAATATCCAGTTCATCTCCAAGGAAGATAATAAAATG GTATTAGACAAAGTGATTACACAAATAGAATCTCAATACCCGTTCAATAGGAGGCAGCTGCTCCGAGGCCATGACTACAGAGTAAGAGTAAGGACCAAAGTCACAAGAAATGTAATCTGGGGCGAATGGAGTTCAGAAGTTATATACAGAAATG ATTATGATCTAACGCTAATGGACTTAAGGTGGCCCATCGTCTCAGTATTCATAATCGTCTTCTTGGTGCTCCTAGTATCTGCCTACTTCTGCATAATTAG AGCCAAGGAAATCTGGTGGAATAACATTCCAAATCCAGCAAGAAGCAAACTAGCTGGCAGCGGACTGATACAG aaaaattatttgaaacCACCTACTGAGCCTGGTGGCAAAAAATCATG TGGAAATTGGTTGGGTGAGCTGGTGAAAGCCCACAGATCCAATCGTGAACTAATCACCAAGGAACTTCTTGCCAAAGACTATCAAAAGGTCATGGAAAATAATATGAAATCAATTATTTTTGAACCCGAGAAAGTTAATATTGAAACATGCATTCAATTGTATTCTCGTGAAGATAACTTATATCAGGAGGACTTGCCCGAAGATATGGAAGAAGATATTCATCTAATGGCCACTGACATGTCTATCGGAAGGATGTTTGGTGATATTTTAGGTGACCCATCTATGAAGTCAGGAGCACTGGAAGAGCATCATGTGGACAACACATTTGGGAGCTTTGGGTCATCGATTCTAAGGGACAATTTTCACAAAACACAGAGAAATATGCCACTTTCCATCGTCTCCCAAGAATCTGGATATCAAAGCTATGATTCTGAGGATTCTCCAGTCGATTCAAAATTAGATGGGCTAAATTCCCATTATCTTGACAATTCCTCTCTTAATCAAGGTGATTTTTTGCCATATGCTCCAGTATCCAGCATCAATGAGAGTGGCTCTCTCATCGGTAAAGAAGATCCATTTGTGAATTCTGGCTACAACAGCTTTGCTAGTGCACTAGGTGAACTCAATTATCACTCTTCATTGCAGAATCCAAAAAGTATTCTGTATTACAACACGAGATGTTTACCAACTCGCTATGAGGATGATCTTCGACCTACCATAGCATCAACATCTAGTCATAGAATTGAGCTTCACCGCACTTCTGTATTTGAAGAGCCTGGATATCAAAGCTTTAACCAAGCCATCCAGCAAGGTGATAAAACTAGAAGTACCACTTCCCTTGTTTTCGACTCTGGGTACAAGCCTTTTGAAAGCCCTACAAGAATCTCTACTAGTAGTTTAGACAGCATCAATGATTTTTCTGAGCTTAATAGAGACTTGGTTCAAAATGATGAAGATCTTCAACAGACTGGAATGGTCAATGGTGGGACCAATCCGTGGAATGATACACAAAGTTCTGGCTTCCCTTTAACAGAGTTCAACTTTTTTGATGGTAAATATCCATTCTTTATGGAAACGTTAAAAGATGAACACAAGGGTATAGTAAACCAGGCTTTAGACATTCATTATGGCATTAACAGCACATCGACAAAAGCTGATAAACCTTTTGCTTTGACCTTCGACATAGGTGATCATTTGAGGAATTTTGCAAACACTCAAGAACTTAAGATGTTAcctggcttacaattcccaacAGATCTTCTATCCTTTGAAAGTTCTTTGGATGAGGCACAAATAAATCCTGATGTTCTCCTGGATAAAAATGGTCTTCATCCCAGTGAGAGCTTCCCAATGAAGTTTgagaacatgtcctatttttccctcCTCTATCATTTAAAAACAGAACATTACAGTCACTTACTAGTACAGCAAAACAATATGGATGAAGAAGGCAATTCGTATATGAAGATAGCCTTGTGGTAG